The following proteins are co-located in the Clavibacter capsici genome:
- the secG gene encoding preprotein translocase subunit SecG translates to MEILQVVLQVVLGITSLLLTMLILLHKGRGGGLSDMFGGGTTSSLGSSGVAERNLNRITVILGLVWVTCIVVLGLITKFDTGL, encoded by the coding sequence GTGGAAATCCTCCAGGTAGTCCTGCAGGTGGTTCTGGGAATCACCAGCCTCCTGCTGACCATGCTCATCCTCCTGCACAAGGGGCGGGGCGGCGGTCTGTCCGACATGTTCGGGGGCGGCACGACGTCGAGCCTCGGCTCCTCGGGCGTGGCCGAGCGGAACCTGAACCGCATCACCGTCATCCTCGGCCTCGTCTGGGTCACGTGCATCGTGGTCCTCGGGCTGATCACCAAGTTCG
- the tpiA gene encoding triose-phosphate isomerase has product MAVTDRPKGRTPLIAGNWKMNLDHLQAIAFVQKLAWSLKDAKHDYQEAEVAVFPPATDIRSVQTLVSADKLELAYGAQDVSEHESGAYTGEISAAFLAQLACRYVIVGHSERRTLHGETDEQVAAKSAAAVKHGIVPVICVGETAADLEEHGASAVPVAQLRVALQGLPKGADIVVAYEPVWAIGSGQAATPEQAQQVAAPLRAVVAELLGDEAATATRILYGGSVKSGNIAGFLREPDVDGALVGGASLDVQEFSAIARFRSHVGV; this is encoded by the coding sequence ATGGCAGTGACCGATCGCCCGAAGGGGCGCACCCCGCTCATCGCGGGCAACTGGAAGATGAACCTGGACCACCTCCAGGCCATCGCCTTCGTCCAGAAGCTCGCGTGGAGCCTGAAGGACGCCAAGCACGACTACCAGGAGGCGGAGGTCGCGGTGTTCCCGCCGGCCACCGACATCCGCAGCGTGCAGACGCTGGTCTCGGCCGACAAGCTCGAGCTGGCCTACGGCGCGCAGGACGTCTCCGAGCACGAGTCCGGGGCGTACACGGGGGAGATCTCCGCGGCGTTCCTGGCCCAGCTCGCCTGCCGTTACGTCATCGTCGGCCACTCCGAGCGGCGCACGCTGCACGGCGAGACCGACGAGCAGGTGGCCGCCAAGTCGGCGGCCGCCGTGAAGCACGGCATCGTCCCCGTGATCTGCGTGGGCGAGACCGCGGCCGACCTCGAGGAGCACGGCGCGAGCGCCGTCCCCGTGGCGCAGCTGCGCGTCGCGCTGCAGGGGCTCCCGAAGGGCGCCGACATCGTCGTCGCCTACGAGCCCGTGTGGGCCATCGGATCCGGCCAGGCCGCGACGCCCGAGCAGGCCCAGCAGGTGGCGGCGCCGTTGCGCGCCGTCGTCGCCGAGCTGCTCGGCGACGAGGCCGCCACGGCGACCCGCATCCTCTACGGCGGCTCGGTCAAGTCGGGCAACATCGCGGGGTTCCTCCGCGAGCCCGACGTCGACGGCGCCCTCGTCGGCGGTGCCAGCCTCGACGTGCAGGAGTTCTCCGCGATCGCGCGGTTCCGCTCCCACGTCGGCGTCTGA
- a CDS encoding phosphoglycerate kinase has protein sequence MALRTIDSLGELRGRRVIVRCDLNVPLKDGVIGDDGRIRASLGTLSGLREAGARVVVISHLGRPDGTPDEKYSLRPVAARLGELLGAEVAFATDTVGDSARAAVEALGDGDVLVLENLRFHAEETSKDEAVRRGFAESIAELGDAFVSDGFGVVHRKQASVFELASALPSAAGSLIASELEVLDRLTENPERPYTVVLGGSKVSDKLGVIGHLLPRVDSLLIGGGMLFTFLKAQGHPVGSSLLEEDQVETVKGYLAEAEERGVKIVLPTDVVVADGFSADAAHEVTRADAIEETPAGAKGLGLDIGPETADAFATIIRGSTTVFWNGPMGVFELEPFAAGTRTVADALTRVEGLSVVGGGDSAAAVRALGFDDDRFGHISTGGGASLEFLEGKRLPGLEVLGWQ, from the coding sequence GTGGCACTCCGCACCATCGACTCCCTGGGGGAGCTGCGGGGCCGCCGCGTCATCGTGCGCTGCGACCTCAACGTCCCTCTGAAGGACGGCGTGATCGGCGACGACGGGCGCATCCGCGCCTCGCTGGGGACCCTCTCGGGTCTCCGCGAGGCCGGTGCACGCGTCGTCGTCATCTCGCACCTCGGCCGCCCCGACGGCACCCCGGATGAGAAGTACAGCCTGCGCCCCGTCGCGGCCCGCCTCGGCGAGCTGCTCGGCGCCGAGGTCGCGTTCGCGACGGACACGGTCGGCGACTCCGCTCGCGCGGCCGTCGAGGCGCTCGGTGACGGCGACGTCCTCGTGCTCGAGAACCTCCGCTTCCACGCGGAGGAGACGAGCAAGGACGAGGCCGTCCGCCGCGGCTTCGCGGAGTCGATCGCCGAGCTGGGGGACGCGTTCGTGTCCGACGGCTTCGGCGTCGTCCACCGCAAGCAGGCCAGCGTGTTCGAGCTCGCGTCGGCGCTCCCCAGCGCCGCCGGCTCGCTCATCGCGAGCGAGCTCGAGGTCCTCGACCGCCTGACGGAGAACCCGGAGCGGCCGTACACGGTCGTGCTCGGCGGATCCAAGGTGTCGGACAAGCTCGGCGTCATCGGCCACCTGCTGCCGCGCGTCGACTCGCTGCTCATCGGCGGCGGGATGCTCTTCACGTTCCTGAAGGCGCAGGGCCACCCGGTCGGATCCAGCCTCCTCGAGGAGGACCAGGTCGAGACCGTCAAGGGCTACCTGGCCGAGGCCGAGGAGCGCGGCGTCAAGATCGTGCTGCCCACCGACGTGGTCGTCGCCGACGGGTTCTCCGCCGACGCCGCCCACGAGGTCACGCGCGCCGACGCCATCGAGGAGACGCCCGCGGGCGCGAAGGGGCTCGGGCTCGACATCGGCCCCGAGACCGCCGACGCGTTCGCGACCATCATCCGCGGATCGACGACGGTGTTCTGGAACGGCCCCATGGGCGTCTTCGAGCTGGAGCCGTTCGCGGCGGGCACGAGGACGGTCGCCGACGCGCTCACGCGCGTCGAGGGCCTGTCCGTCGTCGGCGGCGGCGACAGCGCGGCGGCCGTCCGCGCGCTCGGATTCGATGATGACCGCTTCGGTCACATCTCGACCGGAGGCGGCGCGAGCCTCGAGTTCCTCGAGGGGAAGCGCCTGCCGGGACTGGAGGTCCTCGGATGGCAGTGA
- the gap gene encoding type I glyceraldehyde-3-phosphate dehydrogenase → MTVKIGINGFGRIGRNYFRAALAKGSDIEIVAVNDLTDNKALAHLLKYDSITGRLDATVELDGDNIVVNGKAIRVLEERDPANLPWGELGVEIVIESTGRFTKAEDARKHITAGAKKVLVSAPATGDNVATLVLGVNEGTYDPATHDVISNASCTTNCLAPLAKVFLDEFGIERGLMTTVHAYTADQNLQDGPHSDLRRARAAAVNIIPTSTGAAKALGLVIPELVGKLDGYALRVPVPTGSITDLTIETTANVTVEQVNAAYKAAAEGPLKGILKYTEDPIVSSDIVNDPHSSIFDAGLTKVIGSQVKVASWYDNEWGYSNRLVDLTEYVADRL, encoded by the coding sequence GTGACCGTCAAGATCGGCATCAACGGCTTCGGCCGCATCGGCCGCAACTACTTCCGCGCCGCGCTCGCCAAGGGCAGCGACATCGAGATCGTCGCGGTGAACGACCTCACCGACAACAAGGCGCTCGCGCACCTGCTCAAGTACGACTCCATCACGGGCCGCCTCGACGCCACCGTCGAGCTCGACGGCGACAACATCGTCGTCAACGGCAAGGCCATCCGCGTCCTCGAGGAGCGCGACCCCGCGAACCTCCCCTGGGGCGAGCTGGGCGTCGAGATCGTCATCGAGTCCACCGGCCGCTTCACCAAGGCGGAGGACGCGCGCAAGCACATCACGGCCGGGGCGAAGAAGGTCCTCGTCTCCGCGCCCGCCACGGGCGACAACGTCGCGACCCTGGTCCTCGGCGTCAACGAGGGCACCTACGACCCCGCCACGCACGACGTGATCTCGAACGCGTCCTGCACCACGAACTGCCTCGCGCCCCTCGCCAAGGTCTTCCTCGACGAGTTCGGCATCGAGCGCGGCCTCATGACGACGGTCCACGCGTACACGGCCGACCAGAACCTGCAGGACGGCCCGCACAGCGACCTCCGCCGCGCCCGTGCCGCCGCGGTCAACATCATCCCCACGTCGACCGGTGCCGCCAAGGCGCTCGGCCTCGTGATCCCGGAGCTCGTCGGCAAGCTCGACGGCTACGCGCTCCGCGTGCCCGTGCCCACCGGCTCGATCACCGACCTCACCATCGAGACCACGGCGAACGTCACGGTCGAGCAGGTCAACGCCGCGTACAAGGCCGCCGCCGAGGGCCCCCTCAAGGGCATCCTCAAGTACACCGAGGACCCCATCGTCTCGAGCGACATCGTCAACGACCCGCACTCCTCGATCTTCGACGCCGGCCTCACCAAGGTCATCGGCTCGCAGGTCAAGGTCGCGTCGTGGTACGACAACGAGTGGGGCTACTCCAACCGCCTCGTCGACCTCACCGAGTACGTCGCCGATCGCCTGTAA
- a CDS encoding superoxide dismutase, with product MADYTLVDLPYDYSALEPSISGRIMELHHDKHHKTYVDGANTALVKLQEARDAGDLTFVNKLQKDLAFNLAGHVNHTVFWNNLSPDGGDKPTGELAAAIDEFFGSYDKFQAHFTASALGIQGSGWSILAWDSLGQKLIIEQLYDHQGNLAAATVPILLLDMWEHAFYLDYVNVKADYVKAFWNIVNWADVQARFDAARTKTQGLFLLS from the coding sequence ATGGCTGACTACACTCTCGTCGACCTCCCGTACGACTACTCGGCCCTCGAGCCGAGCATCAGCGGCCGCATCATGGAGCTGCACCACGACAAGCACCACAAGACCTACGTCGACGGTGCGAACACCGCCCTCGTCAAGCTGCAGGAGGCGCGCGACGCCGGCGACCTGACCTTCGTCAACAAGCTGCAGAAGGACCTCGCGTTCAACCTCGCGGGCCATGTGAACCACACGGTGTTCTGGAACAACCTCAGCCCGGACGGCGGCGACAAGCCGACCGGCGAGCTGGCCGCGGCCATCGACGAGTTCTTCGGCTCGTACGACAAGTTCCAGGCGCACTTCACCGCGTCCGCCCTCGGCATCCAGGGCTCCGGCTGGAGCATCCTCGCGTGGGACTCGCTCGGCCAGAAGCTCATCATCGAGCAGCTGTACGACCACCAGGGCAACCTCGCCGCGGCGACCGTCCCGATCCTGCTGCTCGACATGTGGGAGCACGCGTTCTACCTCGACTACGTAAACGTCAAGGCCGACTACGTCAAGGCGTTCTGGAACATCGTGAACTGGGCCGACGTCCAGGCGCGCTTCGACGCCGCGCGCACGAAGACGCAGGGCCTCTTCCTCCTCTCGTAG
- the whiA gene encoding DNA-binding protein WhiA, producing the protein MPLTSDVKEELSRVEVSKTTVRAAELATILRFSGGLHLISNRIAVESELDTPLLARRVRKDLAELYGVRSDISVIPASGMRRATHYLVRVMEGGETLARQTGLLDARRRPIRGLPNRLTTGSREEIAAVWRGAFLAAGTLTDPGRSAALEVTCPGNEAAMALVGAAGRLDISAKAREVRGVHRVVIRDGDAIGQMLRVMGAQGTVVNWEEMRQRREVRATANRLVNFDDANLRRSAQAAVAACARVERAMEILGPDIPEHLKYAGDLRLRFRDSSLDELGHHADPPMTKDAVAGRIRRLLAMADKKAVDEGLPGTDANLPADLDDV; encoded by the coding sequence TTGCCTCTGACCTCGGACGTCAAGGAAGAACTGTCACGCGTCGAGGTCAGCAAGACCACGGTGAGGGCCGCCGAGCTGGCCACCATCCTGCGCTTCTCCGGCGGGCTCCACCTCATCTCGAACCGCATCGCGGTCGAGTCCGAGCTCGACACGCCGCTCCTCGCCCGTCGCGTCCGCAAGGACCTCGCCGAGCTCTACGGCGTCCGCAGCGACATCTCCGTCATCCCGGCGTCCGGCATGCGCCGGGCCACCCACTACCTGGTGCGCGTGATGGAGGGCGGCGAGACCCTGGCCCGCCAGACGGGCCTGCTGGACGCACGTCGCCGCCCCATCCGCGGGCTGCCCAACCGGCTCACCACGGGCTCCCGCGAGGAGATCGCCGCCGTCTGGCGCGGTGCGTTCCTGGCCGCCGGTACGCTGACGGATCCCGGTCGCTCGGCCGCGCTCGAGGTCACGTGCCCCGGCAACGAGGCCGCCATGGCGCTCGTCGGCGCCGCGGGACGCCTCGACATCAGCGCCAAGGCGCGCGAGGTGCGGGGCGTCCACCGCGTCGTCATCCGCGACGGCGACGCCATCGGGCAGATGCTGCGGGTCATGGGCGCGCAGGGGACCGTCGTCAACTGGGAGGAGATGCGCCAGCGCCGCGAGGTGCGCGCCACCGCCAACCGCCTCGTCAACTTCGACGACGCGAACCTCCGCCGCTCCGCCCAGGCCGCGGTCGCGGCGTGCGCGCGCGTCGAGCGGGCCATGGAGATCCTCGGCCCGGACATCCCGGAGCACCTCAAGTACGCGGGCGACCTGCGCCTGCGCTTCCGCGACTCCAGCCTCGACGAGCTGGGCCACCACGCCGACCCGCCCATGACCAAGGACGCGGTCGCGGGGCGCATCCGCCGTCTGCTCGCCATGGCCGACAAGAAGGCCGTCGACGAGGGCCTGCCCGGCACCGACGCGAACCTCCCGGCCGACCTCGACGACGTCTGA
- the rapZ gene encoding RNase adapter RapZ — protein sequence MSVEIPQQDVMIVTGMSGAGRSTVGNALEDLGWYVVDNLPPQMLKPLVELAGRAGTSLPKIAAVVDVRGGDFFSELRDILQTFGTGPRLRVLFLEATDAALVRRFEQVRRPHPLQGNGTLLDGIAAERARMIEIREASDLVIDTSELNIHQLATTITEQFSGADDAGVRVTVMSFGFKYGTPADADMVADMRFLPNPFWTPELRPLTGRDKAVSDYVLGQEGAEEFVHAYARALAPVLAGYQRENKRHATIAIGCTGGKHRSVAVSEELSSLLRALPGVAVSTKHRDLGRE from the coding sequence ATGAGCGTGGAGATCCCCCAGCAGGACGTCATGATCGTGACGGGGATGTCCGGCGCGGGCCGCTCCACCGTCGGGAACGCGCTGGAGGACCTCGGCTGGTACGTCGTCGACAACCTCCCGCCGCAGATGCTCAAGCCGCTCGTCGAGCTCGCGGGTCGAGCCGGCACCTCGCTGCCGAAGATCGCCGCGGTGGTCGACGTCCGGGGCGGCGACTTCTTCTCGGAGCTGCGCGACATCCTGCAGACCTTCGGCACGGGTCCGCGCCTCCGCGTCCTCTTCCTCGAGGCGACCGACGCGGCGCTCGTCCGGCGCTTCGAGCAGGTGCGACGCCCGCACCCGCTGCAGGGCAACGGCACGCTGCTCGACGGCATCGCGGCCGAGCGCGCGCGCATGATCGAGATCCGCGAGGCGAGCGACCTCGTCATCGACACCTCCGAGCTCAACATCCACCAGCTCGCCACGACCATCACCGAGCAGTTCAGCGGCGCCGACGACGCCGGCGTCCGCGTCACCGTCATGAGCTTCGGCTTCAAGTACGGCACCCCCGCGGACGCCGACATGGTGGCGGACATGCGCTTCCTCCCGAACCCGTTCTGGACCCCGGAGCTGCGCCCGCTCACCGGTCGGGACAAGGCCGTGAGCGACTACGTGCTGGGCCAGGAGGGCGCCGAGGAGTTCGTCCACGCGTACGCCCGCGCGCTCGCCCCGGTGCTCGCGGGCTATCAGCGGGAGAACAAGAGACACGCTACGATCGCTATCGGCTGTACCGGCGGCAAGCACCGCTCGGTGGCCGTCTCCGAGGAGCTCTCCAGCCTCCTCCGCGCCCTTCCCGGCGTCGCTGTCAGCACCAAGCACCGCGACCTCGGCCGGGAGTAG
- the uvrC gene encoding excinuclease ABC subunit UvrC, whose protein sequence is MARTDTVGYRPAAGEIPTSPGVYRFRDTADRVLYVGKANNLRARLANYFAPLESLHERTRRMVTSAAGVEWTVVGSEFEALQLEFTWIKEFDPPFNVKFRDDKSYPYLAVTLGEDYPRVMVTRNRKIRGAKYFGPYTKVWAIRETVDHLLKVFPMRSCSESTFKRARQTNRPCLLGDIGRCAAPCVGRVSEEEHREIADDFVSFMAGNDSKYVGQLTQRMKDAAAEMDYESAARHRDDIGALEAALSKTAVVFDDRVDADVFGIAADELAAAVQQFMVRGGRIRGTRTWVVDKELDIGIGELVETVLHNAYEDEAHPPREVLVPELPADAAELELWLSQRRAAGEDDGTVRRGRPSSWQVDLRVAQRGDKAALAQTAATNAQNALMLYKTRRSSDFTTRSKALADIQEALGMPDAPLRMECYDVSHLSGTNIVASMVVFEDGLPRKDQYRRFNIADSTDDTESIHQVITRRLAYLGKEAEVPADAAPPELGEAPPVNKFSYSPNLLIVDGGQPQVAAAQRALEESGVTGIQLAGIAKRLEEIWLPDSDYPIILPRNSDALFLIQRIRDEAHRFAITHQRARRKRDITSVLNEIPGLGPSRVQRLLQQFGSVAKLKQAEVEEIAAVRTIGPTLAQAVYERLRS, encoded by the coding sequence ATGGCGCGCACCGACACCGTCGGCTACCGCCCGGCGGCGGGGGAGATCCCCACGTCGCCCGGCGTGTACCGCTTCCGCGACACCGCGGACCGCGTGCTCTACGTGGGCAAGGCCAACAACCTCCGTGCCCGGCTCGCGAACTACTTCGCTCCGCTCGAGAGCCTGCACGAGCGCACCCGCCGCATGGTCACGTCCGCGGCCGGCGTCGAGTGGACCGTGGTCGGCAGCGAGTTCGAGGCCCTCCAGCTCGAGTTCACCTGGATCAAGGAGTTCGACCCGCCCTTCAACGTCAAGTTCCGGGACGACAAGTCGTACCCGTACCTGGCGGTCACCCTGGGGGAGGACTACCCGCGGGTGATGGTCACCCGCAACCGCAAGATCCGCGGGGCCAAGTACTTCGGGCCCTACACGAAGGTCTGGGCCATCCGCGAGACGGTCGACCACCTGCTCAAGGTCTTCCCCATGCGGTCGTGCTCGGAGAGCACCTTCAAGCGCGCGCGGCAGACGAACCGGCCGTGCCTCCTCGGCGACATCGGCCGCTGCGCCGCCCCATGCGTCGGCCGCGTCTCGGAGGAGGAGCACCGGGAGATCGCCGACGACTTCGTGAGCTTCATGGCGGGCAACGACTCGAAGTACGTGGGCCAGCTCACGCAGCGGATGAAGGACGCCGCGGCCGAGATGGACTACGAGTCCGCGGCCCGGCACCGCGACGACATCGGCGCGCTCGAGGCCGCGCTCTCGAAGACCGCGGTGGTGTTCGACGACCGGGTGGACGCGGACGTCTTCGGCATCGCCGCCGACGAGCTGGCCGCCGCCGTGCAGCAGTTCATGGTCCGCGGCGGGCGCATCCGCGGCACGCGCACCTGGGTCGTCGACAAGGAGCTCGACATCGGCATCGGCGAGCTCGTCGAGACCGTGCTGCACAACGCGTACGAGGACGAGGCGCACCCGCCGCGCGAGGTCCTCGTCCCCGAGCTGCCGGCGGACGCCGCCGAGCTCGAGCTCTGGCTCAGCCAGCGTCGGGCGGCGGGGGAGGACGACGGCACGGTGCGCCGCGGCCGTCCGAGCTCCTGGCAGGTCGACCTGCGGGTCGCCCAGCGCGGCGACAAGGCCGCGCTCGCCCAGACCGCCGCCACCAACGCGCAGAACGCGCTGATGCTCTACAAGACGCGCCGCAGCTCCGACTTCACCACGCGGTCGAAGGCCCTCGCCGACATCCAGGAGGCGCTCGGCATGCCCGACGCCCCGCTGCGGATGGAGTGCTACGACGTCTCGCACCTGAGCGGCACGAACATCGTCGCGTCCATGGTCGTCTTCGAGGACGGCCTGCCGCGCAAGGACCAGTACCGCCGCTTCAACATCGCCGACTCCACGGACGACACCGAGTCGATCCACCAGGTCATCACGCGCCGCCTCGCCTACCTCGGCAAGGAGGCGGAGGTGCCCGCCGACGCCGCGCCGCCGGAGCTCGGCGAGGCGCCGCCCGTCAACAAGTTCTCCTACAGCCCGAACCTCCTCATCGTCGACGGCGGCCAGCCGCAGGTGGCGGCCGCCCAGCGGGCGCTCGAGGAGTCGGGCGTCACGGGGATCCAGCTGGCGGGCATCGCCAAGCGCCTCGAGGAGATCTGGCTGCCGGACTCCGACTACCCGATCATCCTGCCGCGCAACAGCGACGCCCTCTTCCTCATCCAGCGCATCCGGGACGAGGCGCACCGCTTCGCCATCACGCACCAGCGCGCCCGGCGCAAGCGCGACATCACGTCGGTCCTCAACGAGATCCCCGGGCTCGGCCCGTCGCGCGTGCAGCGGCTGCTCCAGCAGTTCGGATCCGTCGCGAAGCTCAAGCAGGCCGAGGTGGAGGAGATCGCGGCGGTGCGCACGATCGGGCCGACGCTCGCCCAGGCCGTCTACGAGCGCCTCCGCTCGTGA
- the uvrA gene encoding excinuclease ABC subunit UvrA: MSISPVESSSLLSVRGARVHNLRDVDLDIPRDSLVVFTGLSGSGKSSLAFDTIFAEGQRRYVESLSAYARQFLGQVDRPDVDFIEGLSPAVSIDQKSTNRNPRSTVGTITEIFDYMRLLWARIGVAHCPVCGERISRQTVQQIADQLMELEPGTRYQVVSPIVSQKKGEFVDLFAELASGGYSRAIVDGELIQLSSPPKLKKQYKHDISVVVDRLVANDDILGRLTDSLETALRLTDGIVMIDFVDVEGPGGLRTYSEKLSCPNNHPIQLTEIEPRTFSFNAPFGACPECSGLGTRMSVDQELLIGDESLSIADGVILPWTTQGKGLFQYYEKLLAGLARDLKFSLTTPWRKLSEEVREAVLRGNDFEVQVKWKNRYGREMTYSSGFEGVMPYIERQFAQAETDNQRARWGEYLREIPCPVCDGKRLKPEVLAVLVHGANIADVAEMSLSDAQAFMAQLELTDREAHIAAQVLREIRVRLDFLIEVGLNYLNLARAAASLSGGEAQRIRLATQIGSGLTGVLYVLDEPSIGLHQRDNRRLIETLVKLRDLGNTLIVVEHDEDTIRTADWIVDIGPGAGVNGGKVVHSGSYEGLIENRESLTGDYLAGRRAIATPAKRRKIDKKRQIQVVGARANNLQNVTAAFPLGTLTAVTGVSGSGKSSLVNDILYRVLANELNGARKVPGKHARVTGLENLDKVVHVDQNPIGRTPRSNPATYTGVFDRIRTLFAETTEAKARGYLPGRFSFNVKGGRCEACSGDGTIKIEMNFLPDVYVACEVCGGARYNRDTLSVHYKGKSIAEVLDMSISEAAEFFEPIQAIHRFMKTLVDVGLGYVRLGQSATTLSGGEAQRVKLSTELQRRSNGRSIYVLDEPTTGLHFEDVRKLLLVLNGLVDKGNTVIVIEHNLDVIKSADWLIDMGPEGGAGGGTVLATGTPEHLATVPESYTGGFLREVFDAEAESAAIASQRAREERAAG; the protein is encoded by the coding sequence GTGTCAATCTCCCCCGTCGAGTCCTCCTCCCTCCTCAGCGTCCGCGGTGCTCGCGTCCACAACCTCCGCGACGTCGACCTCGACATCCCGCGCGACTCGCTCGTCGTCTTCACGGGCCTGTCGGGCTCCGGCAAGTCGTCCCTCGCGTTCGACACGATCTTCGCGGAGGGCCAGCGCCGCTACGTCGAGTCGCTGTCCGCGTACGCGCGCCAGTTCCTCGGCCAGGTCGACCGGCCGGACGTCGACTTCATCGAGGGCCTGAGCCCCGCGGTCTCCATCGACCAGAAGTCCACGAACCGCAACCCGCGCTCCACCGTCGGCACCATCACCGAGATCTTCGACTACATGCGCCTGCTCTGGGCGCGCATCGGCGTCGCCCACTGCCCCGTCTGCGGGGAGCGCATCTCGCGCCAGACCGTGCAGCAGATCGCCGACCAGCTCATGGAGCTGGAGCCGGGCACGCGGTACCAGGTGGTCAGCCCCATCGTGTCGCAGAAGAAGGGCGAGTTCGTCGACCTGTTCGCGGAGCTCGCGTCCGGCGGCTACTCGCGCGCGATCGTCGACGGCGAGCTCATCCAGCTCAGCTCGCCCCCCAAGCTGAAGAAGCAGTACAAGCACGACATCTCGGTCGTGGTCGACCGCCTCGTCGCGAACGACGACATCCTCGGCCGCCTCACCGACTCGCTCGAGACGGCGCTCCGCCTCACCGACGGCATCGTCATGATCGACTTCGTCGACGTCGAGGGTCCCGGGGGCCTGCGCACGTACTCCGAGAAGCTGTCGTGCCCGAACAACCACCCCATCCAGCTCACCGAGATCGAGCCGCGCACCTTCTCCTTCAACGCGCCCTTCGGCGCCTGCCCCGAGTGCTCCGGCCTCGGCACGCGCATGTCGGTGGACCAGGAGCTCCTCATCGGCGACGAGTCGCTCAGCATCGCGGACGGCGTCATCCTGCCGTGGACCACGCAGGGCAAGGGCCTGTTCCAGTACTACGAGAAGCTGCTCGCCGGCCTCGCCCGCGACCTCAAGTTCTCGCTCACCACGCCCTGGCGGAAGCTCTCCGAGGAGGTCCGCGAGGCGGTCCTCCGCGGCAACGACTTCGAGGTCCAGGTCAAGTGGAAGAACCGCTACGGCCGCGAGATGACCTACTCGTCGGGCTTCGAGGGCGTCATGCCCTACATCGAGCGCCAGTTCGCGCAGGCCGAGACCGACAACCAGCGCGCGCGCTGGGGCGAGTACCTCCGCGAGATCCCCTGCCCGGTGTGCGACGGCAAGCGGCTGAAGCCCGAGGTGCTCGCGGTGCTGGTGCACGGCGCGAACATCGCGGACGTCGCCGAGATGAGCCTGTCCGACGCGCAGGCGTTCATGGCCCAGCTCGAGCTCACCGACCGCGAGGCGCACATCGCCGCCCAGGTCCTCCGCGAGATCCGGGTGCGGCTCGACTTCCTCATCGAGGTCGGCCTCAACTACCTCAACCTCGCGCGCGCGGCCGCCTCCCTCTCGGGTGGCGAGGCGCAGCGCATCCGCCTGGCCACGCAGATCGGGTCGGGCCTCACGGGCGTGCTCTACGTGCTCGACGAGCCCAGCATCGGCCTGCACCAGCGTGACAACCGCCGCCTCATCGAGACGCTCGTGAAGCTGCGCGACCTCGGCAACACGCTCATCGTCGTCGAGCACGACGAGGACACCATCCGCACCGCCGACTGGATCGTCGACATCGGACCGGGCGCGGGCGTCAACGGCGGCAAGGTCGTCCACTCCGGCTCCTACGAGGGCCTCATCGAGAACCGCGAGTCGCTCACGGGCGACTACCTCGCGGGCCGCCGCGCCATCGCGACGCCGGCCAAGCGCCGCAAGATCGACAAGAAGAGGCAGATCCAGGTGGTGGGCGCGCGCGCCAACAACCTGCAGAACGTCACGGCGGCGTTCCCGCTCGGCACGCTCACGGCGGTCACGGGCGTGAGCGGATCCGGCAAGTCGTCGCTCGTGAACGACATCCTGTACCGGGTGCTCGCCAACGAGCTCAACGGCGCCCGCAAGGTGCCGGGCAAGCACGCCCGCGTCACGGGCCTCGAGAACCTCGACAAGGTCGTCCACGTCGACCAGAACCCCATCGGCCGCACCCCGCGCTCGAACCCGGCCACCTACACGGGCGTCTTCGACCGGATCCGCACCCTCTTCGCCGAGACCACGGAGGCCAAGGCGCGCGGCTACCTCCCGGGCCGCTTCAGCTTCAACGTCAAGGGCGGGCGCTGCGAGGCGTGCTCGGGCGACGGCACCATCAAGATCGAGATGAACTTCCTGCCCGACGTGTACGTGGCCTGCGAGGTCTGCGGGGGAGCGCGCTACAACCGCGACACCCTGAGCGTCCACTACAAGGGCAAGAGCATCGCCGAGGTGCTCGACATGTCCATCAGCGAGGCGGCCGAGTTCTTCGAGCCCATCCAGGCCATCCACCGCTTCATGAAGACGCTGGTGGATGTCGGCCTCGGCTACGTGCGGCTCGGCCAGAGCGCCACCACGCTCTCCGGCGGCGAGGCGCAGCGCGTCAAGCTCTCCACCGAGCTGCAGCGCCGGTCGAACGGGCGCAGCATCTACGTGCTCGACGAGCCGACCACGGGCCTCCACTTCGAGGACGTGCGGAAGCTCCTCCTCGTGCTCAACGGGCTGGTCGACAAGGGCAACACCGTCATCGTCATCGAGCACAACCTCGACGTCATCAAGTCCGCCGACTGGCTCATCGACATGGGTCCGGAGGGCGGCGCGGGCGGCGGCACGGTCCTCGCCACCGGCACCCCCGAGCACCTGGCCACCGTGCCGGAGAGCTACACGGGCGGCTTCCTCCGCGAGGTGTTCGACGCCGAGGCCGAGTCGGCCGCGATCGCGTCGCAGCGTGCGCGCGAGGAGCGCGCGGCCGGCTGA